The Schistocerca gregaria isolate iqSchGreg1 chromosome 1, iqSchGreg1.2, whole genome shotgun sequence genome includes a window with the following:
- the LOC126296116 gene encoding uncharacterized protein LOC126296116: MDARPPAPSVASLVDWHDEPADEELESYAEPPPDSVESTAQWPDEPYNEKLERESEPPPDSVESTAQWPDEPYNEKLERESEPPPDSVESTAQWPDEPYNEKLERDSEPPPDSVESTAQWPDEPYNEKLERDFEPPPDSVESTAQWPDEPYNEKLERDSEPPPDSVESTAQWPDEPYNEKLERDSEPPPDSVESTAQWPDEPCNKKLERDSEQPPDSVESTAQWPDEAYNEKLERDSEQPPDSEESTAQWPDEPYNEKLERDSEPPPDSVESTAQWPDEPYNEKLERDSEPPPVSVESTAQWPDEPYNEKLERGFEPPPDSVESTAQWPDEPCNKKLERDSEQPPDSVESTAQWPDEAYNEKLERDFEPPPDSVESTAQWPDEHCNKKLERDSEQPPDSVESTAQWPDEAYNEKLERDSEQPPDSEESTAQWPDEPYNEKLERDSEPPPDSVESTAQWPDEPYNEKLERDSEPPPVSVESTAQWPDEPYNEKLERDSEQPPDSEESTAQWPDEPYNEKLERDSEQPPDSVESTAQWPDEAHNEKLERDSEQPPDSEESTAQWPDEPYNEKLERDFEPPPDSVESTAQWPDEPYNEKLERDSEPPPDSVESTAQWPDEPYNEKLERDSEPPPVSVDSTAQWPDEPYNEKLERDFEPPPDSVESTAQWPDEPYNEKLERDSEPPPDSVESTAQWPDEPYNEKLERDSEPPPVSVESTAQWPDEPYNEKLERESEPLPDSVESTAQWPDEPYNEKLERESEPPPDSVESTAQWPDEPSNEKLDIHDEPPNKECLATTSIFAEYCRLRASLSVGLMKPTPLKTGPFPIKTAFIVTGPPKKRAFTERKVCPIKAAFIVTGPPKIRAFTPK; the protein is encoded by the coding sequence ATGGATGCTAGACCACCAGCACCCTCAGTGGCATCTCTTGTAGACTGGCATGACGAGCCAGCGGATGAGGAATTAGAGAGTTAtgctgagccaccaccagactcagtggaaagtactgcacaatggcctgatgagccctataacgagaagttggaaagagaatctgagccgccaccagactcagtagaaagtactgcacaatggcctgatgagccctataacgagaagttggaaagagaatctgagccgccaccagactcagtagaaagtactgcacaatggcctgatgagccctataacgagaagttggaaagagattctgagccgccaccagactcagtagaaagtactgcacaatggcctgatgagccctataacgagaagttggaaagagattttgagccgccaccagactcagtagaaagtactgcacaatggcctgatgagccctataacgagaagttggaaagagattctgagccgccaccagactcagtagaaagtactgcacaatggcctgatgagccctataacgaaaagttagaaagagattctgagccgccaccagattcagtagaaagtactgcacaatggcctgatgagccctgtaacaaaaagttggaaagagattctgagcagccaccagactcagtagaaagtactgcacaatggcctgatgaggcctataacgaaaagttggaaagagattctgagcagccaccagactcagaagaaagtactgcacaatggcctgatgagccctataacgaaaagttggaaagagattctgagccgccaccagactcagtagaaagtactgcacaatggcctgatgagccctataatgagaagttggaaagagattctgagccgccaccagtctcagtagaaagtactgcacaatggcctgatgagccctataacgagaagttggaaagaggttttgagccgccaccagactcagtagaaagtactgcacaatggcctgatgagccctgtaacaaaaagttggaaagagattctgagcagccaccagactcagtagaaagtactgcacaatggcctgatgaggcctataacgagaagttggaaagagattttgagccgccaccagactcagtagaaagtactgcacaatggcctgatgagcacTGTAACaaaaagttggaaagagattctgagcagccaccagactcagtagaaagtactgcacaatggcctgatgaggcctataacgaaaagttggaaagagattctgagcagccaccagactcagaagaaagtactgcacaatggcctgatgagccctataacgaaaagttggaaagagattctgagccgccaccagactcagtagaaagtactgcacaatggcctgatgagccctataatgagaagttggaaagagattctgagccgccaccagtctcagtagaaagtactgcacaatggcctgatgagccctataacgaaaagttagaaagagattctgagcagccaccagactcagaagaaagtactgcacaatggcctgatgagccctataacgaaaagttagaaagagattctgagcagccaccagactcagtagaaagtactgcacaatggcctgatgaggcccataacgaaaagttggaaagagattctgagcagccaccagactcagaagaaagtactgcacaatggcctgatgagccctataacgagaagttggaaagagattttgagccgccaccagactcagtagaaagtactgcacaatggcctgatgagccctataacgaaaagttagaaagagattctgagccgccaccagactcagtagaaagtactgcacaatggcctgatgagccctataatgagaagttggaaagagattctgagccgccaccagtctcagtagacagtactgcacaatggcctgatgagccctataacgagaagttggaaagagattttgagccgccaccagactcagtagaaagtactgcacaatggcctgatgagccctataacgagaagttagaaagagattctgagccgccaccagactcagtagaaagtactgcacaatggcctgatgagccctacaATGAGAagctggaaagagattctgagccgccaccagtctcagtagaaagtactgcacaatggcctgatgagccctataacgagaagttggaaagagaatctgagccactaccagactcagtagaaagtactgcacaatggcctgatgagccctataacgagaagttggaaagagaatctgagccgccaccagactcagtagaaagtactgcacaatggcctgatgagccctctaATGAGAAGTTGGATATACATGATGAGCCCCCCAATAAGGAATGTTTGGCAACCACCTCTATCTTTGCAGAATATTGCCGTTTGAGAGCATCTCTTAGTGTTGGCCTTATGAAACCTACGCCCTTAAAAACAGGACCATTTCCGATCAAAACAGCCTTTATTGTTACAGGCCCACCGAAGAAGAGGGCCTTTACTGAACGGAAGGTGTGTCCTATTAAGGCAGCCTTCATAGTCACAGGCCCTCCTAAGATAAGAGCATTTACTCCAAAGTAG